A genomic window from Candidatus Methylomirabilis lanthanidiphila includes:
- a CDS encoding NAD-dependent DNA ligase LigA codes for MLKNVSEASTLRAQAEELRRLIRRHEYLYYVLDRPEISDAEFDTLFERLKQLEQAYPELITADSPTQRVGGRPVEGFVSVQHKAAMLSLDNAYNADELREFEARIKRALPDERFTYVVEPKVDGLGVALLYEHGRFVRGATRGDGRHGEDVTQNLMTVRSLPRELRGPLATYPALELRGEIFMWHQAFEKLNRGLEAEGEEPFANPRNAAAGSVRQKDSRITVSRPLDIFIYGVSYIESDPFTDHWQAMEQLLEAGFLPDPKDRKNTLERYRRRCADIESAVAACLDVEAARDEIGCDCDGVVVKVDAIELQRRLGSTTHHPRWAIAYKFPARQATSVIRKIDINVGRTGALTPTALLDPVEIAGATISRATLHNADEIERLDIREGDSVVIERAGDVIPHILRVIQERRPSHSQPFRFPTRCPACGAEAFRPEGEVVSRCTNSACIARLKESLLHFGSRRAMDIEHLGEAVVEQLVDRKLVGEFADLYRLDVETLAGLERLAQKSATNLRNAIQGSKGRGLSHLLFALGIRYVGEHVAAIVARHYGSMDRVEQASEAELAEIYGIGPRIAQSVALYFCQPENRRQTEQLREVGVSMKEAGVTAGPRPLAGKTFVLTGGLETLTRDEAKELIVRAGGRMTSSVSKQTDYVVVGKDPGSKFGDATRLGIPTSTKPPSRRC; via the coding sequence ATGTTGAAAAACGTGTCAGAAGCCTCTACGCTCCGCGCACAGGCCGAGGAACTCCGACGGCTTATTCGCCGTCATGAATACCTGTACTATGTGTTGGATCGGCCGGAGATTTCTGACGCCGAGTTTGATACGCTCTTTGAACGCCTGAAGCAGCTTGAGCAGGCGTATCCCGAGCTGATCACGGCCGACTCTCCGACCCAGCGCGTTGGCGGCCGGCCGGTCGAAGGGTTTGTCTCGGTCCAGCACAAGGCGGCGATGCTTTCGCTGGACAACGCCTACAATGCCGACGAACTGCGTGAGTTTGAGGCCCGCATCAAACGGGCGCTTCCCGATGAGCGGTTTACCTATGTCGTTGAGCCGAAGGTTGATGGCTTGGGCGTAGCCTTACTGTATGAGCATGGTCGGTTCGTGCGGGGCGCCACCAGGGGGGACGGGCGACATGGAGAGGACGTGACGCAAAACCTGATGACGGTCCGGAGTCTGCCCCGCGAACTGCGCGGACCGTTAGCGACGTATCCCGCCTTGGAGTTGCGCGGCGAGATCTTTATGTGGCATCAGGCGTTTGAAAAGCTCAATCGAGGGTTGGAGGCGGAAGGCGAAGAGCCGTTCGCCAATCCCAGGAATGCTGCAGCCGGCTCAGTCCGACAGAAAGACTCGCGGATTACTGTAAGCCGTCCCCTCGATATCTTCATCTACGGCGTCAGCTACATCGAGTCGGATCCGTTCACAGATCATTGGCAGGCCATGGAGCAGTTGCTGGAGGCCGGATTTCTGCCCGACCCCAAAGACCGGAAGAACACGCTGGAGCGCTATCGCCGGCGCTGCGCCGATATCGAGAGTGCCGTTGCCGCCTGTCTCGATGTCGAGGCTGCTCGCGATGAGATCGGGTGCGACTGCGACGGTGTCGTCGTCAAGGTCGATGCGATCGAGCTGCAACGCAGGCTCGGTTCGACCACCCATCATCCCCGGTGGGCCATCGCGTACAAGTTCCCGGCGCGGCAGGCGACCAGTGTTATCAGGAAGATCGATATCAACGTAGGGCGGACGGGGGCGCTGACGCCGACCGCCTTACTCGATCCCGTGGAGATCGCCGGCGCCACGATCAGCCGGGCGACGCTGCACAATGCCGATGAGATCGAACGTCTGGACATCCGCGAGGGAGACTCCGTCGTGATCGAGCGGGCCGGTGATGTGATCCCGCACATCCTGCGGGTCATCCAGGAAAGGCGGCCATCTCACAGTCAGCCATTCCGCTTCCCGACCCGGTGTCCGGCCTGTGGCGCCGAGGCCTTTCGACCCGAGGGCGAGGTCGTCAGCCGCTGTACGAACTCTGCCTGCATAGCCCGGCTCAAGGAATCGCTGCTGCACTTCGGCTCACGGAGGGCGATGGACATCGAGCACCTGGGCGAGGCGGTAGTAGAACAGCTTGTCGACCGGAAGCTGGTGGGGGAGTTTGCTGATCTGTACCGGCTTGACGTGGAGACGCTGGCAGGGCTCGAACGGCTGGCGCAGAAGTCGGCTACCAACTTGCGCAACGCGATCCAGGGCAGCAAGGGGCGCGGGCTGAGCCACCTGTTGTTCGCGCTGGGCATCCGGTATGTAGGCGAGCATGTGGCGGCGATTGTGGCTCGGCATTACGGCTCGATGGATCGGGTAGAGCAGGCGTCGGAGGCGGAGTTGGCCGAGATCTACGGTATCGGTCCCCGCATCGCCCAGAGCGTGGCCCTCTATTTCTGCCAACCCGAGAACCGCCGCCAGACCGAGCAGTTGCGAGAAGTGGGCGTGAGCATGAAGGAAGCAGGCGTCACGGCGGGACCTCGCCCCCTCGCCGGCAAGACCTTCGTCCTGACAGGCGGGCTGGAGACCCTCACCCGTGACGAGGCGAAAGAGCTGATCGTGCGGGCTGGTGGCCGCATGACCTCGTCAGTCAGCAAGCAGACCGATTACGTCGTCGTGGGCAAAGACCCCGGGAGCAAGTTCGGCGACGCCACGCGCCTCGGCATCCCCACCTCGACGAAACCGCCTTCAAGACGCTGTTGA